A DNA window from Thermosynechococcaceae cyanobacterium Okahandja contains the following coding sequences:
- a CDS encoding ATP phosphoribosyltransferase regulatory subunit: MVYQPACGARDILPLDAARQRWLEQRLERVFQSWSYQEIITPTIETLATLTAGGAVNAETVIQVHSGSDERLGLRPELTASIARAAVTRMAGMQLPQRLYYKTNVFRRLAAGGSSAGDLGSQQEFFQAGVELLGATGLAADAEILWLVQDCLSALGVETAYLLVGDAQLTQLLLADFPAELQPTVRQCLASLDRVSLQQLPTPWAERAYQLFDLRGTLEEVAAELATWGASSAVNQRFQELRQLLALVGDRLTVTLDLSLIQSFNYYTGIVFEVLIATATELRLVAQGGRYDRLLRVYHPDGTDLAGIGFVFNVEELLQAIAPPPASLLAARTQWLVVPLKATALGAALHHAQTLRLDGSTRVELALLDLSPEQVRAYARDRNIPYIAWIDGDAPPQIESLMDPLALTQGRETTPSLPSP, translated from the coding sequence ATGGTCTATCAACCGGCCTGTGGTGCCCGTGATATTTTGCCCTTGGATGCTGCCCGTCAGCGCTGGCTAGAGCAGCGTCTTGAGCGGGTGTTTCAAAGTTGGAGTTACCAAGAAATTATTACGCCAACCATTGAAACCTTGGCTACCCTCACCGCTGGCGGTGCTGTGAATGCTGAAACCGTGATTCAGGTGCACTCGGGCAGTGATGAACGCTTAGGGCTGCGTCCGGAATTAACGGCATCGATCGCGCGGGCGGCGGTGACCCGCATGGCAGGGATGCAGTTACCCCAGCGGTTGTACTACAAAACGAATGTGTTTCGGCGCTTGGCGGCAGGGGGTTCCTCGGCGGGGGATCTAGGCAGTCAGCAGGAATTTTTTCAGGCGGGGGTCGAGCTATTGGGTGCCACTGGCTTGGCCGCGGATGCGGAAATTCTTTGGCTGGTGCAGGATTGTCTGAGTGCGCTCGGGGTAGAGACGGCTTACCTACTGGTTGGTGATGCCCAGTTGACCCAGTTACTGTTGGCAGACTTTCCGGCGGAGTTACAACCAACGGTACGTCAGTGCTTGGCGAGTTTAGATCGCGTTAGTTTACAGCAGTTGCCCACCCCTTGGGCAGAGCGTGCCTATCAATTGTTTGATCTGCGGGGAACCCTTGAGGAGGTGGCGGCGGAATTGGCCACTTGGGGTGCCTCCTCAGCAGTGAATCAGCGCTTTCAGGAGTTGCGGCAACTATTGGCTCTGGTGGGCGATCGCCTCACCGTCACCCTAGACCTCAGCTTAATTCAGTCCTTTAACTACTATACGGGGATTGTTTTTGAAGTGTTAATTGCCACGGCAACGGAACTGCGCCTAGTGGCTCAAGGGGGACGCTATGACCGCCTGCTGAGGGTATATCACCCGGATGGTACGGATCTGGCGGGCATTGGTTTTGTCTTTAACGTTGAGGAGTTGCTTCAAGCGATCGCCCCTCCCCCTGCGTCGCTACTGGCGGCGCGCACCCAGTGGTTAGTGGTTCCCCTCAAGGCAACTGCCTTAGGAGCTGCTTTGCACCATGCTCAAACCCTGCGTCTGGATGGCTCAACCCGAGTCGAACTTGCTCTGTTGGACCTTTCGCCAGAGCAGGTGCGTGCCTATGCCCGCGATCGCAACATTCCCTATATTGCGTGGATTGATGGCGATGCCCCACCCCAGATTGAATCATTGATGGATCCGCTAGCCCTGACCCAAGGTCGCGAAACCACGCCTAGCCTACCATCACCCTAG
- a CDS encoding DnaJ domain-containing protein, whose amino-acid sequence MPFEINHGLGRFNSKRDLHAALGIPLSAKPGDIRKRYLKIAKALHPDSRDEESGKKLASDLLSKFVNPAYEVLSQEKEREEYQVILRLLEKQLVAANMVPEPTFPMAQTLFNAANVEETYQQALEELAKQQYSDLANALKVSEQISELNLIYIWRLAGGKATAPVSPPPAPAPKTTDDTQVRPAVEPVAAAPQPSRTEQYTEQYYRRAEELLNKGVYLEAIKELKDALKIDPRSARCNALLGKVYLQQGQNSMAKVYFNQALKLDPQEMTAIQGMETLAKRERAQQRNTQPPQKDAPAKKGGLFGLFGKK is encoded by the coding sequence ATGCCTTTTGAAATTAATCACGGTCTGGGTCGCTTCAACTCCAAACGTGATTTACATGCTGCCCTAGGAATCCCTTTATCGGCAAAACCGGGGGATATTCGTAAGCGCTACCTTAAAATTGCCAAGGCGCTGCACCCCGACAGCCGCGATGAAGAATCGGGCAAAAAGCTCGCCAGCGACTTACTGTCTAAGTTTGTCAACCCCGCTTACGAAGTTCTTTCCCAGGAAAAAGAACGGGAAGAGTATCAAGTCATTCTCCGTTTACTCGAAAAGCAGTTGGTGGCAGCCAATATGGTGCCTGAGCCAACATTCCCGATGGCGCAGACCCTGTTTAATGCGGCTAATGTTGAGGAAACGTATCAACAGGCCCTAGAGGAGCTAGCCAAGCAACAGTACAGTGATCTGGCCAATGCCCTTAAGGTCAGTGAGCAAATTAGTGAACTCAACCTTATCTATATCTGGCGCTTAGCAGGGGGGAAAGCCACGGCACCTGTTAGTCCGCCCCCTGCGCCTGCCCCAAAAACAACCGACGACACCCAAGTGCGTCCCGCGGTTGAGCCAGTGGCAGCGGCACCCCAACCCAGCAGAACAGAGCAATACACTGAGCAATACTATCGCCGCGCTGAGGAGCTTCTGAATAAAGGGGTCTATCTCGAGGCCATTAAAGAGCTTAAAGATGCCCTAAAAATTGATCCCCGTAGCGCTCGCTGCAACGCCCTCTTAGGCAAGGTGTATTTGCAGCAGGGACAAAACAGTATGGCCAAGGTGTATTTTAACCAAGCCCTTAAGCTGGACCCCCAAGAAATGACTGCCATTCAGGGCATGGAGACCCTTGCCAAAAGGGAACGGGCGCAGCAAAGAAATACACAACCGCCGCAAAAAGACGCGCCTGCGAAAAAGGGTGGTTTATTTGGTCTTTTTGGGAAAAAGTAG
- a CDS encoding TPM domain-containing protein, giving the protein MFWRSLTWLRQLTVVLVLTSVCWLGAIAPAHGFNNPELLPDQTTNVVDLAGILTPVQKERLDTELADFEAQTGWKLRVLTQYDRTPGLAVKDFWQLDDRSILLVADSRGGNILNFNVGDTAYRVLQRTFWVELQTRFGNQYFVRDNGEDQAILQSLAAIETCLAQGGCRAVPGLPTEQWVLTLATSIFGGLILGFVARPRQTGQIIAWKWVLLFSPLWGMLFFAFGLGPVLVRTHEWLPVLRNIAGFVLGLMVAFLIPAPTANPPVLED; this is encoded by the coding sequence ATGTTTTGGCGATCTCTTACGTGGCTACGGCAGTTGACCGTGGTATTGGTGTTGACTAGTGTCTGCTGGCTGGGGGCGATCGCGCCCGCCCATGGCTTTAATAACCCCGAGCTATTGCCCGATCAGACCACAAATGTTGTGGACTTAGCCGGTATCTTAACGCCGGTACAAAAAGAGCGGCTTGATACCGAGCTAGCAGACTTTGAAGCGCAAACCGGCTGGAAATTGCGGGTGCTCACCCAGTACGATCGCACCCCCGGCTTAGCGGTAAAGGATTTTTGGCAGCTTGACGACCGCAGCATCTTGCTAGTAGCCGACTCCCGCGGCGGCAACATCCTGAATTTCAATGTGGGGGACACCGCCTATCGGGTGTTGCAACGTACCTTCTGGGTAGAACTGCAAACCCGCTTTGGCAACCAATACTTTGTGCGGGACAACGGCGAAGATCAAGCCATTTTGCAGTCCCTTGCCGCTATTGAAACCTGCTTAGCCCAAGGGGGCTGTCGTGCGGTGCCGGGGTTGCCCACCGAGCAGTGGGTACTCACCTTGGCTACCTCGATCTTTGGCGGTCTCATTCTGGGGTTTGTGGCGCGGCCACGGCAAACAGGTCAAATCATTGCTTGGAAATGGGTGTTGCTCTTTTCGCCCCTGTGGGGGATGCTCTTTTTTGCCTTTGGGTTGGGGCCGGTTCTGGTGCGTACCCACGAATGGCTACCTGTGCTGCGCAATATTGCCGGATTTGTCCTTGGCTTGATGGTGGCCTTTCTGATTCCTGCCCCCACCGCCAACCCACCGGTTCTGGAAGATTGA
- a CDS encoding precorrin-8X methylmutase encodes MSLIHPITQESFAIIDQEMGDHGLDPATYSILRRIIHSTADFEFKELLQVSEGAIAQITKALATGVPIVTDVRMVTVGIQTMVSGTFANPLITALDYGEVAAVGQTRAAAGMRVAWQEWPNALFVIGNAPTALLALCDRLATSPRVPAGVIGVPVGFVNVVESKAALAKLSVPQIRVAGRKGGSAVAAAIVNALLDLAWQGTPS; translated from the coding sequence GTGTCTCTGATTCATCCCATTACCCAAGAGAGTTTTGCCATTATTGATCAGGAAATGGGCGACCATGGGCTTGACCCGGCCACCTATAGCATTTTGCGGCGAATTATCCACAGCACGGCTGACTTTGAATTTAAGGAACTCCTACAGGTTTCTGAAGGGGCAATTGCCCAAATCACAAAGGCTCTTGCTACCGGGGTGCCGATTGTGACGGATGTTAGGATGGTCACGGTGGGCATTCAAACGATGGTCAGTGGTACGTTTGCCAACCCTCTGATTACGGCCTTGGACTATGGGGAGGTTGCCGCAGTCGGGCAAACTCGCGCCGCAGCCGGGATGAGGGTGGCGTGGCAGGAGTGGCCCAATGCCCTGTTTGTGATTGGCAATGCCCCAACTGCCTTACTTGCCTTGTGCGATCGCCTTGCCACTAGCCCGCGGGTGCCTGCGGGGGTCATTGGTGTGCCGGTGGGGTTTGTGAATGTGGTTGAGTCTAAGGCGGCGCTGGCCAAGCTGTCGGTGCCTCAAATTCGGGTGGCCGGACGCAAGGGTGGCTCTGCAGTTGCTGCGGCTATCGTGAATGCCCTCTTGGATTTGGCATGGCAGGGAACGCCATCATGA